The Sphingomonas sp. NBWT7 nucleotide sequence GGTCGCCGCCCGCCTCGCGGATCACCGGCGCGCTCTCGCCGGTGATCGCCGCCTCGTTGACACTCGCGACACCCGAGACGACTTCACCGTCGGAGGGGATCAGGTCGTTGGTCTCGACCAGCACGATGTCGCCGACCTTCAGCTGGCTGGCGGGCACGTCGTCATATTGCCGCCCGTCACCCTTCAGCCGCTTGGCCACGAGTTCGGCCTTTGTCGCGCGCAAGCTCGCCGCCTGCGCCTTGCCGCGCCCCTCAGCCAGCGCTTCGGCGAACGTGCCGAACAGCACCGTCAGCCACAGCCACACAGCAAGCTGCGCCTTGAACGCGACGCTGAGAGTATCCTGCCCGACGACGAGCAGGACCGTCATCAGCGCCGCCACCGCGGCAGTGACGAGCATGACGGGGTTGCGGACGAGCTCCTTTGGGTTGAGCTTCAGGAACGATGCCTTGATCGCCGGCACGACGAGATCGGCCGTGAACAGGCTTTTGGTTTCGGACTTTGCCATCGTGGCCTCTCGTCAGAACAGCTGGCCGCGGATCATCGCGAGATGATCGGCGATGGGACCGAGCGCGAGGCTCGGGAGGAAGGTGAGGCCACCCAGGATCAGGATGATCCCGACGAGCAGGCCGACCCACAGGCCGCCGGTGGTCGGGAACGAGCCCGCGCTTTCCGGCGTGTACTTCTTCGCCGAAAGGCTGCCGGCAATCGCCAGCATCGGCACGATCACGAAGAAGCGGCCGAACCACATCGCGAGCCCGAGCAGGCCGTTGTAGTAGGGCGTGTTGGCGGTCAGCCCGGCGAAGGCCGATCCGTTGTTCCCCACCGCGCTGGTGAAGGCGTAGAGGATCTCCGAGAAGCCGCGCGGCCCCTTGTTGAGCGGCCCGGCGAGCCCCTGCTGCAGCACGCTCGACAGCGCGGTGAAGCCCAGGATGACGAGCGGCAGCACCGCGATCGCCAGCACGGCGAGCTTGACCTCGCGGCTCTCGATCTTCTTGCCGACATATTCGGGCGTGCGCCCCACCATCAGCCCGGCGACGAACACCGCCAGGATCGCGAAGAGCAGGAAGCCGTAGATCCCGGCGCCAACGCCGCCGATCACGACTTCGCCCAATTGCATGTTGAACAGCGGGATCATGCCGCCGAGCGCGGTGAAGCTGTCGTGCATGCTGTTGACCGCGCCGCACGACGCCGCGGTGGTGACGACGGAGAACAGCGCGCTGGCGGCGATGCCGAAGCGCACTTCCTTCCCCTCCATATTGCCGCCCGCGACGCCGAGCTTGTGCAGGATCGGATTGCCCGCCGCCTCTTGCGCGTAAGTGACCGCGACGCCGGCGAGGAAGAGGATCAGCATCGCCGAGAGGATCGCCCAGCCCTGGCGCGTGTTGCCCACCGCCTTGCCGAACGTCCACGTCAGCCCGAAGCCGATGAGGAAGATCGACAGCATCTGGACAAGATTGGTGAGCGCGGTCGGATTCTCGAACGGGTGCGCCGAATTGGCGTTGAAGAAGCCGCCACCATTGGTGCCGAGCATCTTGATCGCTTCCTGGCTCGCGACCGGGCCAGTCACCAGCGTCTGCGCGGCGCCTTCCAGCGTCCGGATCGCGATCGTGCCGTCCATCGTCTGCGGCACGCCGCTGCCGATCAGGAACAGCGTGTAGACGATGCAGATCGGCAGCAGCAGGTAGAGCGTGACGCGCGTCACGTCCGCCCAGAAATTGCCGATCGCCCCCCCTTTTCCATTTGGCCCCTCGCGGCGCGCGAAGCCGCGAAACAGCGCGAAGGCGAGTGCGATGCCCGTCGCCGCCGACAGGAAGTTGTGGATCGTCAGCCCCAGCATCTGGCTGAGGTTCGACATGGTGCTCTCGCCGCCATAGCTCTGCCAGTTGGTGTTGGTGGTGAAGCTGATCGCGGTGTTGAACGCGAGATGCGGCGACAGCCCCGCCAGCCCCTGCGGATTGCCCGGTAGCACACCCTGCAGCCGCAGGACCGCGTAGGTCAGGATCAGCAACGACACGTTGAACAGCAACATGTGCACCGCGTAGCGGCGCCACCCCTGCTCCTGCGCGGGGTCGATGCCGGCGAGCGTGTAGAAGCCGCGCTCGACGGGGCCGAGCACGACGTGCAGCGGCGTGCGCCGCCCTTCGTACAGCGCGTGGAGCCACAGGCCCGCGGGCTTGGTCAACGCCAGCAGGATGCCGACGAAGAGGAGGATCAGGAACCAGCCCTGAAATGTCATCGCACCGCTCCCTTCAGAAGCGTTCAGGGCGGATCAGCACCGCCACCAGGTAGATGAGGAGGCCGGCAGCGGTGAGCGCCGCGAGCCAGAGGTCGAGTGTCATTGCCGGGCTCCCCTCAAGCGCTGTCGCACAGGCGGGCATAGGCGAGCGTCAGCGCGAACAGCCCGATGATGATGCCGATCCACAGTAGGTCCTGCATTGCTATCCTCCGGTGATCAGAAGGCGGCGGTCAGCGAGACGACGAGCGTGCCGCCGGCGAT carries:
- the kdpF gene encoding K(+)-transporting ATPase subunit F, whose protein sequence is MTLDLWLAALTAAGLLIYLVAVLIRPERF
- the kdpA gene encoding potassium-transporting ATPase subunit KdpA, with the translated sequence MTFQGWFLILLFVGILLALTKPAGLWLHALYEGRRTPLHVVLGPVERGFYTLAGIDPAQEQGWRRYAVHMLLFNVSLLILTYAVLRLQGVLPGNPQGLAGLSPHLAFNTAISFTTNTNWQSYGGESTMSNLSQMLGLTIHNFLSAATGIALAFALFRGFARREGPNGKGGAIGNFWADVTRVTLYLLLPICIVYTLFLIGSGVPQTMDGTIAIRTLEGAAQTLVTGPVASQEAIKMLGTNGGGFFNANSAHPFENPTALTNLVQMLSIFLIGFGLTWTFGKAVGNTRQGWAILSAMLILFLAGVAVTYAQEAAGNPILHKLGVAGGNMEGKEVRFGIAASALFSVVTTAASCGAVNSMHDSFTALGGMIPLFNMQLGEVVIGGVGAGIYGFLLFAILAVFVAGLMVGRTPEYVGKKIESREVKLAVLAIAVLPLVILGFTALSSVLQQGLAGPLNKGPRGFSEILYAFTSAVGNNGSAFAGLTANTPYYNGLLGLAMWFGRFFVIVPMLAIAGSLSAKKYTPESAGSFPTTGGLWVGLLVGIILILGGLTFLPSLALGPIADHLAMIRGQLF